The following are from one region of the Paraglaciecola sp. L1A13 genome:
- a CDS encoding methyltransferase domain-containing protein, giving the protein MKPALLDKKLRYPRSWSVLPSGIERKAIVEAELDEITQQFFGYHLVKVGNLSSELSLSKCSIKHCVNMVAKEHENASMRSLSRDMALKENSVDGFVLAHELDFAQDPHQILREVDRAIMPDGDLVIVGFNPLSLTGLRKLVWFNSQSLLHEARFFSVPRIKDWLHLLGFEVTLVRYRPYTKLFTARPNNILIRWCQRFLPQLASVYIIVAKKRTVPLSPIKPKWQLKPKFSTVGASIRAGNLNSEKPQN; this is encoded by the coding sequence ATGAAACCAGCGTTATTAGACAAAAAACTCCGCTATCCTCGGTCTTGGTCGGTATTGCCCTCCGGTATTGAGCGTAAAGCTATTGTTGAAGCCGAACTTGACGAGATCACGCAACAGTTTTTTGGTTATCACCTCGTCAAAGTTGGAAATTTAAGCAGTGAACTTTCTTTGTCGAAATGTTCGATCAAACATTGCGTGAACATGGTAGCCAAAGAGCACGAAAACGCGAGTATGCGTTCTCTATCACGAGATATGGCCCTAAAAGAAAACAGTGTAGACGGTTTCGTATTGGCACATGAACTAGATTTTGCTCAAGATCCCCATCAAATTCTACGAGAGGTAGACAGAGCGATTATGCCAGACGGTGATTTGGTTATCGTTGGCTTTAATCCCTTGAGTTTGACGGGCTTGCGCAAGCTTGTTTGGTTTAATAGTCAAAGTTTGTTGCACGAAGCGCGTTTCTTCAGTGTGCCGAGGATAAAAGATTGGCTACATCTACTTGGATTTGAAGTAACTCTTGTAAGGTATCGGCCCTATACAAAGCTATTTACCGCACGGCCAAACAATATTTTAATTCGCTGGTGTCAGCGCTTTTTACCTCAGTTGGCCAGTGTGTACATTATTGTGGCGAAAAAAAGAACGGTGCCTTTATCACCCATAAAACCAAAGTGGCAGCTTAAGCCTAAATTTAGCACTGTAGGGGCAAGTATTCGTGCGGGAAATTTAAATAGCGAGAAGCCGCAAAACTAA